The following is a genomic window from Alkalispirochaeta americana.
AGGGCCGCTGCCATAACGGCAGTTGCCTCCGGTGCGCCGTTCTTTTGGGGGAACGCCCGGTGCTCTCCTGCATTCTTCCGGCCTATCGCCTCCACCACGCCGACGTGACCACCCTGGAGGGCATTTCCGGAAAACCGCTTTTCCGGGACATTTTGAGAGCCTTCGATAAAGTCGGAATATCCCGCTGCGAGGATGCCCTGCCCGGGCTGGTCATGCTGGCCTACCAGATTATCTCTGAAAAAGGGACCCCCTCGGATCTGGACATCCAGTCCTACAGCAGGTACCTGGTAACCCGCTGCGCCGGGAGAGACGAGTTTGAACGGGCCGTCCGGCTGGCTGGCCGGCTCCACGGCAGAAAACGATCCGATCGAAGACCGGGAGCCGGATCAGGAGCGGGATCAAGAACGGGGGCCACCTCATGAGTGGCCGGACAGGAAGAACAACCCCTCCGGCCCTGCCGGGAGTCCATGTCCCCACCTCCCTGAGCGAGGCCCTGCAGATTCTCCGGCGGGAACCAAACCTTCCCATCTGGGCAGGAGCAACCTGGTGGATGGACAAGGGACTCAGCGCCTCGTCGCTTCTCTCGCTCCAGGCCCTGCCGGAGCTGAAACGTGTGGTTCGGAGCGATCTCCGCGTCGATATCGGAGCAGCCGTTCCCGTAGCCCGCCTGCGCGAGGCAGGCCACCGCTATCTTCCGGAATTGCTCATGACAACTCTGGATCGGCAGGGCCCCCCTCCGGTGCGCAACATGGCAACCCTGGGAGGGGCCATCTCGCTTCCCGAGGGAATCCTGCCCGTCTCCCTGGTCCTGCAACTGCTGGACGCCCGGGTGGAACTTCGTCGTGCCGGCTCCTCCCGGTGGAGCGCAATCAATGCGATGCACCGGATCCCCGGCGAAATACTCACACGAATACGCATTCCCCTGAAACACCGTACCCACTGGATGCTCCACCAGTTCGGCAACGCCTATCCCCTGACCTCACCCTCCATGACCGTGGCTGCCACGGCCAGGGTAGACAAAAACGGCCTTGCAGGACTCCACTGTGGCCTGCTGATCCGGGGAACCCACCTGATCCGGCTCCGCGAGGCCGAGGCAGAACTGGTGGGACGCCAGCTTCCCCTGACCGAACGGGACCAGCGCATCCTTCTGAGCGCTCTCAGGGAACAGGCCTCCTACATCCGGGAGATGGACGACCTGGGACGCTGGCGTGCCATCAGCACCCTGAAGCAGTTCCTCCGGCGCCTGGGGTGATTCCACGGCCCCGGCACACCCAGGAAGACACAGATCGGTTGAGCGAAAGCACACCTTCGGTCTATCATGGCTTCGTGTCAGGCTTTGTACATCTCCACAACCACTCCGACTTTTCGCTCCTCAAGGGTGCATCGAGCATTCCCGGCATGGTGGCCCAGGCCAGGGCGCTGGATATGCAGGCCCTGGCCATCACCGATGACGGCAATCTCTTTGGAGCGCTCTCGTTTTACCAGGAATGCCGCAGAGCCGGAATAAAACCCCTTATCGGGTGCGATTTCTATGTCGCCCCCAGCTCGCGACACCGCAAGACCGGCCTGGACGGGGCAAACCGGAACGGCCGCATCGTCCTGCTGGCCCGGGACCAGGAAGGCTACAGCAACCTGCGTCACCTCTCGTCCATCGGCTACCTGGAAGGGTTCTACTATCGGCCCCGGATCGATCACGAGGTGATGGAACGCCACAGCGCGGGGCTGATCGCCCTCACGGGCTCTCTGGGCGGCGAAATCCCGCGCCTTCTCCTGGGCAACCGCCCCGATGAGGCAGAGAAGCTCCTGGAGTGGTACTGCACCATCTACGGGAAAGAAAACGTCTATCTGGAGCTCACAGACAACAAGATACCGGAACAGAAGGTCCTCACCCGGATGCTGGCGCAGCTTTCGGAAAAGCTCGACCTCCCCCTGGTGGCGGCCAACGACACCCATTACCTCACCAGAGAGGATGCCAACGCCCAGGACATCCTCCTGTGCATCGGCAGCAACCGGAAAAAGGCCGAAACAAACCGTTTCAGCTTCTCCACCCAGGAGTTCTATCTGAAATCGGCCCCTGAAATGAGTGAGCTCTTCCGGGACTACCCCCAGGCAATCACCAACACCCTGGCGATCGCCGAACGGTGCAACCTGGAGATAGAGCTTCCGGGACCGCGGTTCCCCTCCTATGACATTCCCCCGGAGTTCTCCTCCCGCGATGATTACCTGCGACACATCACCTGGGAGGGAGTCCACCAGCGCTACCCCGCCATAACCGACGAAATCCGCCAGCGAGCCGACTACGAGCTGGAAACGATCATCTCCATGGGCTTCACGGGTTATTTCCTCATTGTCTGGGACTTCATCGCCTATGCCCGAAACAACGCTATTCCCGTGGGCCCCGGCCGAGGTTCAGGAGCAGGCTCCATCGTGGCCTACGCCCTGCGGATCACCGACGTGGACCCCCTGAAGTACAACCTGCTCTTTGAGCGATTCCTCAACCCCGAACGGGTCTCCATGCCCGACTTCGATATCGACTTCTGCTTCGAGCGGCGTGGCGAGGTGATTGACTACGTTACCCGCAAGTACGGCCGCGAAAAAGTGGGCCAAATCATCACCTTCGGGACACTGAAAACCAAATCGGTAATCCGCGATGTGGCCCGCGTCCTGGGCCTCCCCTACGACGAAGCCGACGGAATAGCAAAACTGGTTCCCCAGGATCTGAAAATGACCCTGGCAAAGGCCCTGGACCAGGAACCTGAACTGGCAGCGCTACCGGAACGCGGCCCCGTCTACGCCGAACTACTCGACACCAGCAGACGTCTCGAGGGGTTGCACCGCCACGCCTCCACCCACGCAGCAGGAATCGTGATCGGCGAAAAAGATCTGGTGGAGTACGTCCCTCTCTACCGGGACCCCCGGACAGGCTCGATCTCCACGCAATTCACCATGGATCAGCTGGAAGAGTGCGGCCTGGTAAAGATGGACTTCCTGGGCCTCAAGACCCTCACCCTGATCAAGAACACCGAGGCCCTGGCCAGGTTGCGCCACCCCGACTTCTCCGTGGAGACGATCCCCGAAGACGACCAGGCAACCTTTGCCCTCCTGGGAAAGGGCCTCAGCAAAGCGGTCTTCCAGTTTGAAAGCTCGGGAATGCAGGACATCCTGCGCCGGGCCCGGCCAAACCGGATCGAGGACCTGATTGCCCTGAACGCCCTCTATCGGCCGGGCCCCATGCAGTACATCGATCAGTTTGTGGATTCCAAAAACGGTCGAACCCCCATCTCCTATCCCCTGCCGATCCTGGAGAAAGTCCTCAAGGAGACCTACGGGGTTATCGTGTATCAGGAGCAGGTCATGGAGATCGCCCAGCTTGTAGGCGGTTTCAGCCTGGGAAAAGCCGACATCCTCCGACGCGCCATGGGAAAGAAAAAAGAGTCCGAAATGGCTCTTATGGAGAAGGAATTTCTCCAGGGCGCCCAGGAAAAGGGCTACACCCGCGAGCAGGGATCACTCATCTTTGAACTTCTGAAACCCTTCGCCGGCTACGGCTTCAACAAGTCCCACGCAGCGGCCTACTCCCTTCTGGCCTACCAGACAGCCTACCTGAAGGCAAACTTCCCTGTGGAGTTTCTCGCGGCCAACCTGACCAACGAGATCAACGACACCGACAAGTTCGCCGATTACCTCCAGGAGGCCCGAACTCTGGGGATCGTGGTCCGCCCACCCGACGTCAACACCAGCGAGAAATACTTCGGCGTTCTCCAGGACCAGGTAGTCTTCGGTCTGGTGGGTATAAAGAACGTGGGCTCCGGCGCCGTTGATGCCATCCTGGCCGCCCGCGCCGAGGGGGGAGCCTTTCAGAGTTTCCTGGATTTTCTGGAGCGCATCGATACCCGCACGGTAAACCGGAAGGTAATCGAAACCCTGATAAAAGCCGGTGCCTTCGATGATTTGGGCCACAACCGCCCCACCCTGCTCCATAACCTCGATACCTTCCTGGAAGCCGCCTCCCACACCCGGGAAAACCGCCTGGCCGGACAGGTTTCCCTCTTCGACGACACCGGCGAGACCGGCGAAGACCGTCTGCTGATCGAGGAACAGCCCCCCTGGAGCGCAGCAGAACGCCTGGAATACGAACGGGAGCTTCTGGGATTTTACTTCTCGGGGCACCCCCTGGATGACTACCGGGAACGGTGGAAAGAAACCACGGGGGTACACCTGGGAAGGCTCAAATCGGCTACCCTGGGGGAGAAGCTTCAGATCACGGGATTTCTCCGGGAACTGCGCGTTGTAGTGACCCGCAAGGGATCCCGTATGGCCATGGGCGTCCTGGAAGACTACAATGGCGAGGTTGAGGTGGTGGTCTTCCCCGATGTCTACGCCGAGATGGCCGATGAACTGGCACCCCGCCGGGTTGTGGGATGCCGGGGCAGCCTGGAGCGGCGCAAGGATTCGGTCCAGCTCGTTCTGGAATCGTTGATCCCCCTGGAGGACCTGGAAGAGCGTGATGCCTCAACGGTGCATCTTCGGCTTCTTCCGGAGAATCTCACCGAAGAAGCGTTGTATAATCTGCGGGGCGATCTGCAGGACCTGGGAGGAAACTCCGAGATCCTGCTCCATCTGGGCCCCCCTGAATCGGAATCGGTGGTCCGGGTAAACACCCAGTTGCGCGTATCCTCGCGCAAAGATGTTCTGGACCAACTGGCACAACACCCCCTGGTAAGAGAGGTATGGAAAGCATGATACAGCCCATCGCCCGTGTGGCAAGCAGTCTGTTGTCCCTGTATATGATGGTGATCTTCATTCGCATCATCATGACCTGGTTTCGCGGAGTTCACTACGGACGAGCCTACCTCTTCCTGACCTCCATAACCGACCCCTACCTGGACTGGTTCCGCCGGAACACACCGGTGCGGCTCGGCATGATGGATTTCTCTCCCGTGGTTGGTATTCTGGCCCTGGGGTTCGCCCAGAATATCCTGACCGAAGTAGCCCACACCGGAACGGTTACCATGAGTTTTCTGCTCCTGGTCATCGTCTCCTCGGTCTGGTCGGTAGTCTCCTTCTTTTTTACGATCTTTCTCATTCTGGGGCTGATCCGCCTGGCAGGCATCCTGGCAGGCCTTGATACAGGAGGCGGCCGTTTCTGGATTGTGATCGAACAGATCCTGAACCCGGTCCTGCAGGTCGTGGTGAGGCCCTTTCTCCGGGGCCGCTTCACCAACTACCGCGATTCCCTGCTGATCTATTGCGGAGTCCTTCTGGCAGTTCTCGTGGGGGGCCGGTTCCTTCTCCGGTTCATCCTGGCCCTGATCGGGCAGATCCCCTTCTAGTCAGGTGTATTCGCTCCCCCTGGGAGACTCCCTGCGGAGCCGATCCGTTACGACCCTCCCGGGAATCGGCCGCGCCCGGGCAGAGCGGCTGCAACGGCTGGGAATCGCTACCCTGGAGGACCTGCTTCTTCATCTTCCCAGGTCCTATCAGGACCGATCCCGCTTCAGCCCCCTCACGGAGGCTCTCCGCCAGGGGGAGGGGCTTGTCTGCACCCGGGTTCTCAGCCACGAGTACTTCCCCTTCCGCCGCGAGCGGGTGCTGAAGATTATCGTTCACGATGAGACCAGCGCCGCAGCCCTGGTCTGTTTCGGCCGTGCCTTTCTGGCCCGGCTGGCTCCGGTGGGGTCCGAGGTCCGGATCTGGGGCCAGTTCTCATTGCGGCGGGGAGAGATCCAGAGCAGCGCCTTCGAGATCGAACCCCACGATCCCCAACGTCCCCTGGCGGGGATCATTCCCGTCTACCCCCTCACGGAGGGAATCTCCCAGACAGTGCTGCGAAACGCCCTGAAATCGGCGTGGGCGCTGGCCGCTCCCCACCTGGGGGATGATCTGCCCGACCGTCTCCGCGCCCGGGCGGGAGGACTCACCTGTGCCGAGGCACTCCGGGCGGTTCACTGGCCACAAACACTCCCACAGGCCCGGCAGAGCCGACACCGCCTGATCTTCGGAGAACTCTTTCTCTTTCAGAAAGAGCTCGCCCTGGAAACGCTGGCCCGACGTCGGGCCCGCCGGGTTCGCCGTCAATCTCCCGGAAAATCCCTCGTGGAAACCGTTCTGAAGAACCTGCCCTACCAGCTCACGCCCGATCAGGCCCGGGTTCTGGGGGAGATCCGGGACGATCTGCGCCATCCCTGGCCCATGGCCCGCCTTCTGCAAGGAGACGTGGGGTGCGGAAAGACCCTGGTTGCGCTCCTGGCTGCCTGTGCCGCCCTGGAACAGGGACGCCAGGCAGCACTTATGGTTCCCACGGAGCTTTTGGCACGGCAGCACCTCAGAAACGCCCGGGAACTCCTGGCCCCGGCGGGACTCACGGTCCGGCTGGTCCTGGGAGGGCTTCCCAAAGCCGAAAAAGAAGCCCTGGCCGATGATCTGAGCCAGGGCCGGGTCGACCTGGCCGTGGGAACCCACGCGCTGTTGAGCGAAACCTACAGCTACCCCGCCCTGGGACTGGTCATCATCGATGAGCAGCACCGTTTCGGCGTGCGTCAGCGGGAACTCCTGACACGGCGGGGAGAAAACCCTGACGTACTCATGATGAGCGCCACCCCCATTCCACGGTCTCTGGCACTTACCGCCTTCGGCGATATGGAGATCAGCACGATCCACCATCTTCCTCCGGGAAGAAGTCCTGTGACGACCCATCTGGCGCGGATCGGCAACGAGGAGCGGGTTTACCGCTTCCTGAGGCGCCACCTCGACGAAGGACACCAGGCCTACCTGGTCTATCCCGCCATCGAAGAGGGCGAATCGGGAACGCTGCGGAGCGCCACGGCCATGGAAGAACGCCTGACCCGGGAGCTGGCGCCTCACCGGGTGGGTCTGGTACACTCCAGGCTCAGCGAGGAAGATCGCAGCACCCGGATGGATCTCTTCGCCTCGGGAGAACTCGCAGCCCTGGTGGCTACCAGCGTGGTCGAGGTGGGAGTGGATGTCCCCAACGCCACGGTGATGGTGATCGAGCAGGCCGAGCGCTTTGGCCTGGCCTCACTGCACCAGCTCCGGGGCCGCGTGGGTCGGGGACCGGCCCGGTCCTACTGCATCCTGGTCTATCAGGAGCCCCTCACGGAAGAGGCCCGGCAACGCCTGAAGGTGCTCTACAAGACCACCGACGGCTTTGTTATCGCCGAGGAAGACCTGCGAATCCGGGGCCCCGGAGATCTGCCCGGCGAATCCAGGGGGCTTCACCAATCGGGGTTTCTGGCCTTTCGTCTGGCTGACATCAGGCAGGACATGACGATCATGACCCAGGCGCGCCAGGCTGTCCGGGAAGACCTGGCTGTCCAGGGAGATCTGGCTGTCCGGGAAAACCTGACTATCCAGGGAGATCTGGCGCAGAATCTTCCGGGCGAAACGAAGCAAAACCACAAGGAGATCCCATGAGAATCAGCGGAGGAACCCTGCGGGGGCGCACCGTTCTGTGTCCCCCCGGCGTCATTCGTCCCGCCATGGACCGCATGAGGGAATCCCTCTTTTCCATTCTTGGCCCCCTCCAGGGGCTGAGTTTCCTGGACCTCTTTTCCGGCTCGGGGCTGGTGGGGCTCGAGGCCTATTCCCGGGGGGCACAACCAGTGGTACTGGTGGAGAAAGACCGGGGCAAACGGCGAGTCATCCTGAAAAACCTGGCAGACCTTCCCTCACCGCCCCGGCTCTGCCTGGAACCGGTGGAACGCTATGTGGCCCGCACCTCCACACCCTTCGACATCGTCTATCTTGACCCCCCCTTCTCCTATCCCTACAAGGAAGATTTGCTCCTGCGCATCTCCCGATCCAGGCTGATCCGGGAAGAAACCCGCATTTTGATCCATCTGCCCACGGAAGAAGCCCTGCCCGATCAGCTGGGCAGACTGGAACGGGACGATCGCCGGGAATACGGAGGATCATCGGTCCATTTCTTTTCACCTTCCTCCCCCGGAAACGCTGACACGTAGAGCCGTTCCTGCTACCATTCGGACCATTATGAGTGAGTGGAGCAACCGACGCGGGCGTCACCATTCCCTGGGCCTCCCCACAGGAACGGAGACGCTGCAGCTGCAAGAGGCGGCGCGACACCGCCGCATTACCCGGATTCTGGAAGATCAGTTCGAGCTCTGGGGCTACACCCCGGCCGAGACACCTCTGGTGGACTATTTCGATGTCTACCAGCCCCTGCTCACCCCCGAAGGAGTTCGTAGCACCTACCGTGCCATGGACCGTCAGGGGGAGATCCTCTCGGTACGAGCCGACACAACCCTCTTTCTGGCAAAACAACTGGGACTTCATCTCTCGGCCGAGGAACTACCCGTGCGGGTCTGGTATAACGACCAGATCGTGCGCGCCGAGGAAGAACACGATATCGCCAGCAACGACTATCAGCAGGCCGGGCTGGAACTGGTGGGCGCCCCGGGGATCGAGGCCGACGCCGAGGTTCTGCTGATCCTCCAGGATTCGCTCAAGGCCCTTTCCCTGGAAACCGCCGCGATCCACCTGGGCCACCACAGAATACTGGAAGCCCTGACTCCCGAAGGAATCACTCCGGCAGCCCTGCGAAGTCTGGTGCGGCGGCGACGGCCCCTGCCCGCAGAGTGGGGACTTTCAGCTGATCTGCAGGAGCTTCTGCTCTTTATCGGCTGCCGGAAAAGCTTTTCCAGAAAACTCCAGGAATGGACCCTTCCCGGAGATGTTCGTTCTGCTGCCGAGGAACTTCTGGCCCTGACCGATCTGCTCCCGCAGGATGCGTCTCCCCAGGAAAACCACCCCCGGATCAGGATAGACATCAGTGAGCTGGCCTCACACGACTACTACAGCGGCATCGCCTTCAGCGCCTACCACCCGGAAAGCACCGCCGCCATCGCCCGGGGCGGCCGCTACGACCACCTCCTGGGGCACTTCGGATACGATGCCCCTTCGGTGGGATTCTCTGTGTTCACCCGCAAGCTTCCTCCCCGATCCCTTCGGGAGGAACACCGTCCGTCACCGTCCGCCCCGGGACAAACCTTCGCAGAACGCGCCGCCCGGGCTCAGGAAGCCCACGAACGGGGAGAAAGGATGCACCTATGATCACCATCGCCCTGCCCAAGGGACG
Proteins encoded in this region:
- the rsmD gene encoding 16S rRNA (guanine(966)-N(2))-methyltransferase RsmD; translated protein: MRISGGTLRGRTVLCPPGVIRPAMDRMRESLFSILGPLQGLSFLDLFSGSGLVGLEAYSRGAQPVVLVEKDRGKRRVILKNLADLPSPPRLCLEPVERYVARTSTPFDIVYLDPPFSYPYKEDLLLRISRSRLIREETRILIHLPTEEALPDQLGRLERDDRREYGGSSVHFFSPSSPGNADT
- the recG gene encoding ATP-dependent DNA helicase RecG, with protein sequence MYSLPLGDSLRSRSVTTLPGIGRARAERLQRLGIATLEDLLLHLPRSYQDRSRFSPLTEALRQGEGLVCTRVLSHEYFPFRRERVLKIIVHDETSAAALVCFGRAFLARLAPVGSEVRIWGQFSLRRGEIQSSAFEIEPHDPQRPLAGIIPVYPLTEGISQTVLRNALKSAWALAAPHLGDDLPDRLRARAGGLTCAEALRAVHWPQTLPQARQSRHRLIFGELFLFQKELALETLARRRARRVRRQSPGKSLVETVLKNLPYQLTPDQARVLGEIRDDLRHPWPMARLLQGDVGCGKTLVALLAACAALEQGRQAALMVPTELLARQHLRNARELLAPAGLTVRLVLGGLPKAEKEALADDLSQGRVDLAVGTHALLSETYSYPALGLVIIDEQHRFGVRQRELLTRRGENPDVLMMSATPIPRSLALTAFGDMEISTIHHLPPGRSPVTTHLARIGNEERVYRFLRRHLDEGHQAYLVYPAIEEGESGTLRSATAMEERLTRELAPHRVGLVHSRLSEEDRSTRMDLFASGELAALVATSVVEVGVDVPNATVMVIEQAERFGLASLHQLRGRVGRGPARSYCILVYQEPLTEEARQRLKVLYKTTDGFVIAEEDLRIRGPGDLPGESRGLHQSGFLAFRLADIRQDMTIMTQARQAVREDLAVQGDLAVRENLTIQGDLAQNLPGETKQNHKEIP
- a CDS encoding FAD binding domain-containing protein, whose protein sequence is MSGRTGRTTPPALPGVHVPTSLSEALQILRREPNLPIWAGATWWMDKGLSASSLLSLQALPELKRVVRSDLRVDIGAAVPVARLREAGHRYLPELLMTTLDRQGPPPVRNMATLGGAISLPEGILPVSLVLQLLDARVELRRAGSSRWSAINAMHRIPGEILTRIRIPLKHRTHWMLHQFGNAYPLTSPSMTVAATARVDKNGLAGLHCGLLIRGTHLIRLREAEAELVGRQLPLTERDQRILLSALREQASYIREMDDLGRWRAISTLKQFLRRLG
- a CDS encoding YggT family protein; this translates as MESMIQPIARVASSLLSLYMMVIFIRIIMTWFRGVHYGRAYLFLTSITDPYLDWFRRNTPVRLGMMDFSPVVGILALGFAQNILTEVAHTGTVTMSFLLLVIVSSVWSVVSFFFTIFLILGLIRLAGILAGLDTGGGRFWIVIEQILNPVLQVVVRPFLRGRFTNYRDSLLIYCGVLLAVLVGGRFLLRFILALIGQIPF
- the dnaE gene encoding DNA polymerase III subunit alpha; amino-acid sequence: MSGFVHLHNHSDFSLLKGASSIPGMVAQARALDMQALAITDDGNLFGALSFYQECRRAGIKPLIGCDFYVAPSSRHRKTGLDGANRNGRIVLLARDQEGYSNLRHLSSIGYLEGFYYRPRIDHEVMERHSAGLIALTGSLGGEIPRLLLGNRPDEAEKLLEWYCTIYGKENVYLELTDNKIPEQKVLTRMLAQLSEKLDLPLVAANDTHYLTREDANAQDILLCIGSNRKKAETNRFSFSTQEFYLKSAPEMSELFRDYPQAITNTLAIAERCNLEIELPGPRFPSYDIPPEFSSRDDYLRHITWEGVHQRYPAITDEIRQRADYELETIISMGFTGYFLIVWDFIAYARNNAIPVGPGRGSGAGSIVAYALRITDVDPLKYNLLFERFLNPERVSMPDFDIDFCFERRGEVIDYVTRKYGREKVGQIITFGTLKTKSVIRDVARVLGLPYDEADGIAKLVPQDLKMTLAKALDQEPELAALPERGPVYAELLDTSRRLEGLHRHASTHAAGIVIGEKDLVEYVPLYRDPRTGSISTQFTMDQLEECGLVKMDFLGLKTLTLIKNTEALARLRHPDFSVETIPEDDQATFALLGKGLSKAVFQFESSGMQDILRRARPNRIEDLIALNALYRPGPMQYIDQFVDSKNGRTPISYPLPILEKVLKETYGVIVYQEQVMEIAQLVGGFSLGKADILRRAMGKKKESEMALMEKEFLQGAQEKGYTREQGSLIFELLKPFAGYGFNKSHAAAYSLLAYQTAYLKANFPVEFLAANLTNEINDTDKFADYLQEARTLGIVVRPPDVNTSEKYFGVLQDQVVFGLVGIKNVGSGAVDAILAARAEGGAFQSFLDFLERIDTRTVNRKVIETLIKAGAFDDLGHNRPTLLHNLDTFLEAASHTRENRLAGQVSLFDDTGETGEDRLLIEEQPPWSAAERLEYERELLGFYFSGHPLDDYRERWKETTGVHLGRLKSATLGEKLQITGFLRELRVVVTRKGSRMAMGVLEDYNGEVEVVVFPDVYAEMADELAPRRVVGCRGSLERRKDSVQLVLESLIPLEDLEERDASTVHLRLLPENLTEEALYNLRGDLQDLGGNSEILLHLGPPESESVVRVNTQLRVSSRKDVLDQLAQHPLVREVWKA
- a CDS encoding xanthine dehydrogenase subunit XdhC, which codes for MEITFTLNGKKKTLECAPTDSAWSLISETGDQEGRCHNGSCLRCAVLLGERPVLSCILPAYRLHHADVTTLEGISGKPLFRDILRAFDKVGISRCEDALPGLVMLAYQIISEKGTPSDLDIQSYSRYLVTRCAGRDEFERAVRLAGRLHGRKRSDRRPGAGSGAGSRTGATS
- a CDS encoding ATP phosphoribosyltransferase regulatory subunit, with the protein product MSEWSNRRGRHHSLGLPTGTETLQLQEAARHRRITRILEDQFELWGYTPAETPLVDYFDVYQPLLTPEGVRSTYRAMDRQGEILSVRADTTLFLAKQLGLHLSAEELPVRVWYNDQIVRAEEEHDIASNDYQQAGLELVGAPGIEADAEVLLILQDSLKALSLETAAIHLGHHRILEALTPEGITPAALRSLVRRRRPLPAEWGLSADLQELLLFIGCRKSFSRKLQEWTLPGDVRSAAEELLALTDLLPQDASPQENHPRIRIDISELASHDYYSGIAFSAYHPESTAAIARGGRYDHLLGHFGYDAPSVGFSVFTRKLPPRSLREEHRPSPSAPGQTFAERAARAQEAHERGERMHL